AGGCAGCAGTGTTCCACCCTCCCATGGCGAGAGGCAGCCATAAACCAAACCAGGCACCTTTTTTTCCAGATTGTATCACCTGTGCATTTGTAGGAGTCGATTCCAAACTCCGGAGCAGAgtcccctgccagctctgccgtGCTGTGCGACTTTGATCCAACgcgaggagggggaaggaggaagccCAGGGTCGGAGACCCTGCAGGAGGCGCGGAGCGAGGCTCCCCGCTCGCCACCCTCCGCCTGTTGCCTTATCTCTCTGCCGCCCTCCCGTGGACACTCGTGGCTCTCCCGCTACCAGATGATTGCGAAGCCCTCCGAGGCGGATCGGGCTGCACTGGGCTTGGAGCCACCACCTGACTTTTCTACGTTTGTCATCCGAGATAAAAGTTGCTCCTGGTATTTTTCATATCGGCTTCAGCTCCTTTCCTCTTGAGCGCCTCGGTGTGAACTGTGGCACACCACCCAGCAAAGGGATTCTGCAGGAGTGAGCAACGTCAGCTGCAGGGTGAGAGTTTCAGTTCCGTGACAAACTTGGGCCGAGTCCCTGCTCTGAAGGGATGGAGGCTGCTCATGTATGAGACATGAAAGTAAAATACACAAGCACTCTTCACCAAAGTGACCTTTAATGGAAGAACAAGGTCGATGGGGCAGTCCTTTTGAAGTCTCACTGTGCCAGGAGCTCTGCAAGGTTGAAATTAAAGCCTTTTTCCCTTCAAGAGCCCAAGTTGCACCAGGTCAACACCCAAGTAAAAAGAGTCTTTCCAGAACATGGAGTCACTGTACAAAAGTCCACCCTGCCAGCAGTAGCAGCTCACACTACTCCCCAAGCTTCCTCAAAGGCAGTAGTAATTTTAGCACAGgtcaaggcagcagagaggggatAATTGCTGATAGAGACCATTTTTTCTGTGTAGTCAACACTGACCTAGGGgaagacaggggaaaaaaaacaacaaaacacaacattATTAAGCTCCAAGTTTTCCCTTAGCCCCATCTGTCTTAGGTGGAAAGACACAGTATTCTTCCAGCAGGAAAGCTGCCAGCCCTTCTCTAGTGCTCTCTCTTGGGAGGGAGAAAAGTCCCAAGTGTTGAAGGATTCAGTGGGCCATATTTTGACAAACCCATctagggggagaagagaggtggGACAGAGAGGACCATGCttacaaaataaagaaaaatgccCCATGCTCCTAACAAGACCAAAATCAATGCTGACAACATTGTTACAACCCCAAATAAGGCATGGGTGCACTTACTGAACCATGGGCAAAAGCTCCCACAACAATGGCAACTGGGtctgctgcaggagccagcTGACGCAGATCTGACACCTTGGGAGCTGCAAAAGAGGTCCCTATCTTCATACAGcccacagggaggtgatcacTCACTGGGTTTTTAATGACCTGCAGAAAGTCAGTAGAGGTGCAGAGGTTAAAAACTTTGCCACCCAGGTAATGCCACTGCTTGTTCAGAAagacccaaacaaaccccccaagATGAAAACAACCAGATTAATCACCCCATCGCCCCTAGCCGCAGCTCAGCAGCGCTGCAGCACACCTGTGAACAGTCAGTGTTTACCTTCAGCAGTTTCTGAGGCCCATCAGCTGCTCGGACACTGAGCTTGTGCAGCAACTGAACTGACAAGAGAAGAAATGAACCTGAGTTGGCTGTTCTTTTGCTGCTGGAATACTATTCCCTACCTGGTGGTCTGAGCTGAAGTAGATAAAAAGCCAATCTTCAGTGTCCCTAGCACCATCTACTTCAGCCCTAAGAACTATTCAGGCCACTCTGCTGCTAGCACAGCCTCATGCAGGTACTCCCTACTGTGTTAAGGACTGATTCTGGAACTTGGAGAAAGccacttctgcttctctttcctttacTCACCCGCTCTGGGAAGTTGATGCAACTTCCTAACTCTTCCCTGAGCTCCCCTCCTAAGCACTGCAGTGTGCCACGTTGTGGCTGGTAGAAGTTTTGAATCACTTACCCATGAGACCACAGAACCGATCAAAAGTTCTTGGGATTCTTGTCTGGGGATTGACTTCGATTAGAACATTCTTCTGGGTGTGGATGTAAACCTGCAGGAGGCCAGCCCGGTTCAGCGGGCTGTCCATGAGCATCAGGAGGCTCTGGAATAGGGAAGCACAGCagtagcaacagaaaaaggcacAAGAGAGGAGAGACTCTCGGAAAAATTGAGCCTTAGCGCTCATGAACATAGAGGGGGCCGATGCTGAGGCAGGAAGGCGTTCACCGGGCTCCggcagctgcactgcagtgccAAGCGGCAGTAATCCCACACCTAGCCAGCGACTGACTGCAAGCCGGGACCACAGCGGGGAGGCCAAGCGCGAACACCTTCCAAGGGCGCAGGCAGACGCCCCGGCCCGAGGGAGCGCCGCTGCAGCCGCCGGGCGCCGCCCGCGTCCCGCCGTACCTGGTGGGCGATGTCGGGCCGCACCTCCGCGGGGTCCCGGCCGCTCCGCAGCAGCAGCGCCTTGTGCTTGTCGCAGTTGAGCAGCTCGAACGTCTTCCCCACCTGCGGCCAGAGCACAcacgggtgggcagaggctccCGCGCCGCCGCTAGCGCAGCCGCAGCCCCTACCGCCCGCACCTTCACCGTCTCCAGGCTCGCCccctccagcaccaccagcagccgcCGCTGCCCGCGGGGCCGCTTGAGCGCAGGCGAAGCCTCCTCCCGGGGCGACGCCATTTTGTCCCCGCCGCGAGGCGCCGGAGCAGCAGCGGCGCCGCCCCCGCGCCGCCCCCCGCCCAAAATGGCGCTGCAGCGCACCGCTCTCTGCTCCGGGCGGGCTCACTTCCGGAGCGCGGGGCGGGACGGGGCGGGGCGCGCCGCCCCCCCGCGGCTTCCCGACGGAGCACTTTGGCCGCGGCAGCTTCCGGTGTCCTTCCCGGCGGGGAGCGCGGCGCGGCCATGGCGCAGAACCTGAAGGACCTGGCGGGGCGGCTGCCCGCCGGGCCCCGCGGCGTGGGCACTGccctcaagctgctgctgggcgcCGGCGCCCTGGCCTACGGCGTCCGCGAGTCTGTCTTCATCGGTGAGTCCCGCCCCGGCCGCCCTCCCGCCCCGCGCCCGCCGCcctggctgccctggctgccgCGCTGACCGCGCTGCTTCTCTCCGCAGTGGAGGGTGGCCAGAGAGCCATCTTCTTCAACCGCATCGGCGGCGTGCAGCAGGACACCATCCTCGCCGAGGGGCTCCACTTCAGGTAGGGCCGCGCCCCGTGCCCCGCGCCGCTGCGGGGCCAGCCCCGGGGCGCTGCGGGTCCCCGCGCGGTAACGCGCCCCTGCCCTCCCTAGGATCCCCTGGTTCCAGTACCCTATCATCTACGACATCCGGGCCAGGCCGCGCAAGATCTCCTCCCCCACGGGCTCCAAAGGTGAGAGGGGCCCCGCAGCCGAGCACGAGGCGCGGGCGGCTGCgcggggcaggagggcagcggCGGTGCGGGCCCTGCCCATTCCTGTTCCCCTCTTCAGACCTGCAGATGGTGAACATTTCGCTGCGCGTCCTCACACGCCCCAacgctgcagagctgcccagcatgTACCAGCGCCTGGGCCTGGACTACGAGGAGCGTGTGCTGCCTTCCATCGTTAATGAGGTGCTCAAGAGCGTGGTGGCCAAGTTTAACGCGTCACAGCTCATCACCCAGAGAGCCCAGGTAGGCTGCTCCGGAGACTTGCGCTTACGTGGTGAAGAACAAGCGGAGTGTGGCGGTGGGGAATGTTGTAACAGGTGAAGAGTGAATATGTTAGGCTGCTGGATAATATGGCCAAATGGAAAGGATGAGAAACTCGATCTCTCTTGCTGTTTGAACGTAATGCAGGTCTGGCTGCTAAGATTATGTTGGTAGGTTCTGAGAGGAAAACTGGATTAgttgctctgctcagtgatgtccagtgacaggacaaggggcaatgggcacgagctggagcagaggaggttccgtgggaacataaggagaaactttgtGAGGTTCCCAGAGccccggagcaggctgctcagagtggttgtgcagtctcctctggagacttcccaaacccacctggatgcattcctgtatgacctgccctaggtgatgctgctgtggcagggaggttggactggatgatctttagaggtctcttccaacccctgacattctgtgatgctgtgtgtaGAGGGTGCAGAACTCCACCATGGAGTAGTGATGAGGGTATTGTAATTTGCACATACTGAAAGTGTTAGTAACGAGAAGAAAATGAAGTCCCCCCTTTCACAAAGCTACATGctgcagttcacacaggaaagGTTCCTGGCATTGTGTGAGACTTATGCTTGGAAGCAGCTGCAGTCAAGTAAAGACAGGTGCTGGCTGGTCAGGTACGTGACAGACACGGTAGCTGGCATTGCTGTGTAAGTCAGCATTTACTGCAGGGCttctcagcctggctgcaaaAAGGTGCTGGTAGTGTAAAGGTGGAATAAAGCACATAGCACCAACAGCTGTCCAAAGAGAAGTGAAGGAGCCAGGCTCCACCAATAGCTGCAGTGATGAAGCGAGGTGAGATGTGAATTAAAAAGTTGAGGGCACCCAAAAGCGAATATGGTGCGACTGACAAAGTGCAAACAGTGATGACTGCAAGGTGCATAGAGCAACGCTGTCAAAATGTGTGGGGACTGCAGAAGTGGATGTGGTGGGATGGCAGAGAGAGGCTTCCAGAAGGACTTTTAGTTTCCTAACTTGAACTGTGTAGCAGCAACTCTTACGTGTGTTGTAGTATGGCTTTGAAAGCGTGAGGTGTAGGAGTGCAGCAGTTTGAGAGGCAGCAGGTTCACAGGAGCTGTTCACGTCTGTGCCTAGGGTTTGGTTTAGGTAATAATGCCTCTCTTAGGCTAGggtggagagttgggcaggaagAAGTTGAATGGCATTCAACAAGTCCAAGGGTACAGTCTGCATCTGGGAAAGGACAACCCCATGGACCAGTAGAGGTTAGGGacggacctgttggagagcagctctggggaaagggACGTGGGACATCGTGGTCCAgaaggatgcccatgagccGGCATTGTgccctggtggacaagaaggccaagagcatcTTGAGGTGCATTAaaagggctgtgctgagcaggtcaggagaggttctcctgctcctctactctggtgaggccacatctggaatattgtgtctgcccctcagttcaagaaggacctcagggaactactTGAAAGTGTCCCATGCAAAGCCATAAAGATGGTGAAGACAGTGGAACACTTCCCTgctaaggacaggctgagggagctggggctcttgagctgggagcagagcagcctgagtggTGTCCTTAGTCATGTTTgtcaagatgtgcagggcagtgtgaggaggacagagccaggctctgctcagagatgtccaatgacaggacaaggggcactgggtgcaagctggagcagaggagcttccatgggaacagaaggaaaaaaaatttactgtgagggtgacagaggcctggagcaggctgcccagagaggttgtggagtctcctctggagacattcccaacccacctggatgcattcctgtgtgacctgccctaggtggtgCTAGTGGGGCTGGAcgggatgatctctagaggtcccttctagccactggcgttctgtgatgctgtgtgaatGAGCAGTGAGGAGCACTCCAGATTCACTTGTGCAGTGCACAACCAGTGAGAAGCAGCCTGTGGCTATCAGTCCCTTTGCTGTTTGTTtcaggtgtctctgctcatcAGGCGAGAGCTGACGGAGCGAGCCAAGGACTTCAGCCTCATCCTGGACGATGTGGCCATCACAGAGCTGAGCTTCAGTCGTGAAtacacagcagctgtggaggcCAAGCAAGTGGGTGAGTGCAACTGCTGCCTTTTCCCTGAGTTACTAAACAAGGGAGTGAAGTTGGGTTAGTGTGGCACTGCTGTCACACTGGTACAGAATAGAGTTCTGAGTCTcagcctcctcagcagcagaacagaacgCCTTGTTTTACACTAGTATCTGACACTTGGGTTTGAGCTGATGGGGTAGACCTGCAGAGGAACTGAGTTTCCAAGGTTGGGGCTCCTCTTCAAGCTGGGGCACTGTCTGGGTCTGCATACTGTTGGTTTTAAGAGCAGGTAAAGTACCTTTAGGGATGTCTCACACCTGTCAATACAGCCCCAGAATACTGTCAGCTCTTCCAGAAGCAGAGTGCTCCCTCTCAGCTGGAGGGATCTGGTGGAAGGCTCTGAAGATCTGCTTCTAATGCTTTTGGTGTTctgtctgcagcccagcaggaagCACAGCGTGCACAGTTTCTGGTGGAGAAGGCCAAGCAGGAACAGAAGCAGAAGATTGTTCAGGCTGAAGGGgaagccacagctgccaagaTGATATCCTGCTTTGGGACCTTTTGTGGGACATAGTTAGACAGTCCTTGGATCTGATACATTGGGCTCATACTTAGGAGACTTAGCAGGTGACAACTGGAATTAGGTCACTGTCATCTGTCTTGGCTGGAGCGAGGTCTGCCTGAGGGTACAGGCCAGGAGCCTCCACTCCCTGTGCCAGGTTTGACTTGTGTTGGCTGCGTGTGTCTATAACCCAGGATGCCACTCTTGATGCGGGGAGGCTCAAGGGACAGAGATTGCTTTTCCCCTAAGATACTTGATGCCATGCACTGGGGAGATTACTTCTGACAGCAGGTTCTTCCTTaactgctgcccctctgcacctCGGTGAAGCTCTCAGCAGGAATCCAGGCTACATCAAGCTGCGCAAGATCCGAGCCGCTCAAAACATCTCCAAAACGGTGAGCCCTGGGCACGGGATGgcctctgtcctgctgcagtcccctgctgtcctcccagccccacagccacaTGATGAGGTTAAGGCGAATGTGACCCGCCCTGTCCTAGGACTTGCTCTTGCCCAGCCTTTCTCTGCTCAGATTGAGCTTCAGCTTTAGCGTGCGGTGATCAGCAGTTTGAGGTGAAGCTAGGAGTCTGTGCCCTCACTATGACACAGCTAGATCTACATCAGATTCCATCACCCActctcagctgcagccaccaAAAGCTCCTGGTTTCctgcaggctgaggaagggGAACAGGCAGGGGTGGAATGCAAGGTCTTTGACAGGGACAGAATGAGCACTTCTGTAAGGAAGTCTgatggctctgggctgggagctCAGGGAGGGGCAGGTTTGGTTTGGGGAACTGCATTGACTGAACCAAGACCTTAACTGAAAGATGTGCTGTGTCTGCCAGTGGAGAGGGGTTCTCAGTAGTGCTGTTCCTCCATGTGCACTGACTCCTCTGTGCTATTTTTGATGTCTCTTGCAGATTGCAGGCTCACAGAACCGTGTGTACCTCACAGCAGACAACTTGGTACTGAACCTGCAGGACGAGGGCTTCACCAGGTAAAGGGGCCAGGGAGCTGCATTCATCTGCACCCTATCTGTCAAGCTAGTCCACTTCCTGGAGCTGTCTCGGGATCTTTCCTCTTGAGAGGAGCCTGATtccagaggacacagcctcgggAGGGAGCAGTCTGACTGAAACAGACATTTTGGTTAACTCTGATCAATTTCtcttgtttttctcttccccctcaaTGCATCTCCTGCCACACAGAGGAAGGTAAGGCATTGTTTGTTGTGATCCTTTTGGTAGCACTTGGAAGCAGGGTGGTGATGGCCGCCTAGTGCCTGGTGTGGTTCTGGCTTGGGCCTTTCTGGACATAGGAACTTTATTTCCTCTTTGTCTCAGTGCCTGGGGAAACTTAGGGCCTTCCTCACAAGGAGCACACAAATTTCAGCGTCCAGCAGGAGACAGGTGGTAGTTGGAGCACTGTGTCTGGCCATAAGAACCTTACATGAGAAAGGCAGGTGTAGTTAAGGAGCATGTTCTGGTCTGTTCTGCACAAGCAGGGCATCCTGTACCTAGGAATGTGCGTTGGCTTGGAGGAGCTTTGGGAAAAGTAGCTTTTGGTACTGCCCAAAAGCTTCTCCAGCCCATGCTAGCAAACCTCATTTCCTGCCTTCAGAGCTGGCAGGAGTGTGGTGGCTTTGCCTAATCTGTGCAGTGTTTACTGGACAAGGCAATGCCAGCTGAGCTCACAGTTGGCAGATAAGAGATGGGATTGTTTAGAAGCCAGAAGGAACCAGAGATGGTTTCTCTTCTGTGGAGTCTGACTATAAAATAAGGATTTCTGACCTCTGACCAGGTTCTGATTTATTCATCCCAGAAGGCTTTAAGgggctttggaaaaaaaagtaaagaggAAGGATGTGGAAGTCCAGGTCCTCTGACTACCACCTCACAGCCACAAGTCTGTAGTGAGGATCTggtccagctttgctcctgccGTCTGGACTAATGGCTGTCTTTTGTCTCCTTGCAGTGACAGTCTCCTACTCAAACAAGGGAAGAAATGAACCAAGCTAAAGCTTCCTGGAACTGGCAGCGCTGCCCAGCAGAGGATCGGAGTGAGGAGCATTGACCTCCTTCCTTTACCATTGTTTGCCCTGATTCCA
The sequence above is drawn from the Pogoniulus pusillus isolate bPogPus1 chromosome 15, bPogPus1.pri, whole genome shotgun sequence genome and encodes:
- the EMG1 gene encoding ribosomal RNA small subunit methyltransferase NEP1 → MASPREEASPALKRPRGQRRLLVVLEGASLETVKVGKTFELLNCDKHKALLLRSGRDPAEVRPDIAHQSLLMLMDSPLNRAGLLQVYIHTQKNVLIEVNPQTRIPRTFDRFCGLMVQLLHKLSVRAADGPQKLLKVIKNPVSDHLPVGCMKIGTSFAAPKVSDLRQLAPAADPVAIVVGAFAHGSVSVDYTEKMVSISNYPLSAALTCAKITTAFEEAWGVV
- the PHB2 gene encoding prohibitin-2: MAQNLKDLAGRLPAGPRGVGTALKLLLGAGALAYGVRESVFIVEGGQRAIFFNRIGGVQQDTILAEGLHFRIPWFQYPIIYDIRARPRKISSPTGSKDLQMVNISLRVLTRPNAAELPSMYQRLGLDYEERVLPSIVNEVLKSVVAKFNASQLITQRAQVSLLIRRELTERAKDFSLILDDVAITELSFSREYTAAVEAKQVAQQEAQRAQFLVEKAKQEQKQKIVQAEGEATAAKMLGEALSRNPGYIKLRKIRAAQNISKTIAGSQNRVYLTADNLVLNLQDEGFTR